CGAAAATTAATCTTCATAAgaatctataaaaaaaagaaagatagattgaaaaagaaaattactgtattaaaaaaaattaaattttttttttttttacataccTAATTTATGCcaactttttttattctccTGACTAAAATCTAATTTTGTTACAAAGTCTAATGTGGTTTCCTTTGATAactaaaatgaaaaattaaagaagtataaattaatacaaaaaatatattattaccataataatttgtaaaataaataaaaacaaaaaaaaaaatgaaaaatcattattataaaagtaatgaattatgcatatgcatatatatatatatgttatttggtttttcttttatttttatttacattattttttagtagTTTTATAGAATTTGAAACAATTGTAAAATACTGATTAAGTCTTTTTTgattttcaatttttcttaaaatattatctCTATTAtcaattatattataatgcGTCATTAGTTCCTTATCATCTATTGGTACAAAAACtcctaaaaaaaaacaaaaaaatatattataaaattacacacatatatataggtacaaagaaaaaaaaattctactGATAAATATTCatgtatatattatatgtTAATAGTGCAGTATGCTTTTTTAAATACCATTTATTTCCTTATTTAGTAACTTATTTTGTAtgtatttttctaaaaagCTCTCACAGTCAATTGAATAATCCATGACATTTGCtaaatgtttattttttgGTAGAATATAATTGAGGAAATGCGCATAAAGTTTCGTAGCAAGAGGGACAGATATTAGCATTTTAATAGCCCAAAATTGTAACTTAACTTCTTCTTGAATTAGTTCTTTTGATTtggaatttttatttattttaatatctGTTAAAGATAACTGATGATTTCTATAAGCTAAATTTTGTCTAacgtttttattaattatagaCATTGTAGGTTTAACACCATTTGGTGTAAGAAAATTATCTTCAAATAATTTGCATCCATCAAATATTTCCTgaattatttcaaaatgaACAGCATATGTTTGTTCAAAAACAATATCTTTCATTTCATTAGAACAGATAATAGCTCTTTCAttacaaaaattatgtaaTGACTGATTTAAATCTTCTAAAAATTTGGAGTTTGTACttagtaaatatatattttcatcaatataattatttttaatttttctgtTTATTTCTCCTAATGCAGCTTTGAAAACTCTTTTCAATGCTACAGCAGTTGAACAGCTAGCCAATTTAGTTAAATGTAGAATATTACCACTAATATTAGCTTGAAGCAAATCAACTACTAATGGTTTCCAATCACTTTGATCAACAATATTATGAATACTTCTCATCATTTGTAATAAAACTTCATCAGAAAATTCTTTTTCTGGTTCAATTTTAGCTATATTATATTTCAGCCATTTGCAAATATAAGTAATGGCTAATTGATTAAGTATTTTTAAGTCACTATGTGGTCCAgctatttttttaagtatatcttcatcattttctttacttGCATCTTTGTTTGTTTCATCATTTACATAATCCATATAAAGatcattaatttttgttgatataatttcatcattttttgatatatttcttataagaacatcttttattttgCTATTATTGTTAAAcacttttaaaatttctgcTTTATCAAAACCTACCCATCCATCATCTCTTACCATTTTGTACCAAACTTGTTGTCCGCTCAAAAAGGATAAATcacaatttaaattttcaacaGGTTTTATAACTGTCAATCTATCTTTCTCAACTGATTTAATTTGTACTTGTTCTTCTGTACTATTAtttctaaaataaaatgtaactaatatattttttccttttgcATCGACTGATGCATTTTGAATAATACCAAACATGTTACTCTCTTCTTTTGCTAAAATAAATCTTACTAATTGACCTTCTACTAATAAAGATTTATTCtcatgattttttttttctatgtcAGTGAAATTACCAAATGCTTCTCTGTTACTATGATTGCTTCCATCAAgactattatttaaattgttCTTGccttcatttatattataattaaactCAGATGATGATTTGTTTAAATCACTCATACTATAAtacttatttaaattttcatttaaaacatttaagaaattttcatcatataatccttttttttcaaataattcaATAGCCAAATCATTACCATCCCTTAAATTATCCATCAATGTTCcaccatatttttttaaaaatccTTCTCCATTTTTAGGTAAGTTTAAAATAGGATAATTACCTGTTAATAAATTAGACACTATATTGACTAATTCACGTATATAAAGTTTAATTTGTTCTCTAATACTTAATACATTTCCTTTATTATATAGttcttctaattttttactataaaattccatttttgctttttttttttctaattttactTCCACTTTACGTAATTGCtgtattaatatattcataaatttACTATTTACttcctttttaaatttttcaacATCAAAGCAATCAatcaattcttttttaatagaatCATTGCAATCATTTTCAAATttgtttaataataaatctaACACATTCTTTCTCccatttaatattttagaaTACATGGCAATTctatttgttataaaatcattcttttctttttgttcAATAGGTATTGAAAACAATTCAAGTAAATATAGagataaaatattatcattattatccattatacttctttttttaactcTTTCGTATAACTCTGATAATGTTTTAatgttatttatttcattgttTAAGAATTCCAATGCCCTTGTGCCAACTACTATACACTGCTTTGGTTGTAATCCTAATCCTATTAaagtaattataaataaatataaatatatttatatgtatgaAACTATGTAAAATTGTTAATTTagattatgtaaaaatataataccTAATGGTCTTGGTCTTAATATGAATTCTCTTAAATGGTAAGGCCAATTAGCTGGATCATCAGATGCTTTCTTtactaaaatataaatatcatTGGGAAAATTTTGAACATAATTACGAACAATTTTTCTTGTTAATTCAGATCCAGTTTTTGAGTCGTCTTTTATTCCTGGTAAATCAACAAATGTAGCATATATTCCTCCAGGTATAGATATTTCTACTTCTAATTCTTTTGATATGATAGactcatttaaattattcattatagatttcattttttcatgTAAATCATcaatatttactttttttttatttaaatggcattctattttatttgtttcacttggttttaatataataactACTGGTTGCTTTGTTCCTGTATCAGTACTAGTATATCCCATAGGACCTCCCATAATAAAATCTAAAAGTGTTGTCTTTCCCATCGACTGTTGACCAAAAACAACTAATCGAGGTAGCTCGTTATGAatattacatattttaaatatttgtaatgcatataaatataaagcaTTAGGATTTGTTGTATCCTTCattttatcataaaaaacTTCAACTAATTCCAATTTTTCCCTACTTATAGAATTAAGGTCgaatattttatcatttccGTTTCCATACTCCATTTTATTactacttaaaaaaaaagaagaaaaaagaaaaaagaaaaagaaagaaatccttttaatatatatatatatatgtagatataaaataaaattgtaatAAATTATTCCTATCTTCTAACTGATAATAAGATTTAAATTTTGCAAAAAATGTAAAcaagttttttcttttgcatcattttaaaaaataaatagttatttaaaaaataaataaattatcatatttaatttgtgaatattctaaattattattgtatTATTCCATTACAAAGAAAATCTACaaatcaaaattaaaaagttaataaaaacaaactaaaaaataaaaaagtctatacattattatatttctaaTTCTCCTTTTACTtgcattatatatattattaaattttaatatgcttagaatttattttatgtttataattatatataagatttatagcaaaaaaaaaaaaaaaaaaaattaattaaaaaattataattaaatttttgtaatatatatctttttctaaatttttttatgatatagAACAAGAAAAAACTACtgaaaaacatatatatgtatttacatgtattaaaatttttacacGCAAATTTCTTATTAGGAAtatgtttattatttaaagatatatatattaaccatttttttttatatctaaaatttttaaatatagaatAATTGTTTaccaaaaattttttttaattttttttcttttttttttttaaataaaagagaaaaaatagttataatattggatgaaattttaataaaggtaatatttcaataattttttttttaacataattctataaatttataaaataggtaaattacttataaaaaagttaaaattttttcttatatttttattttaaaatataaaaattttaatttttaaactgcaacaaaaagaaaaaaaaaagtaacaaTATATACAAGTTAAAAAAGAGAGATTTAATGAGAAATTAATATTagtctataaaaaaaataaatttaattaatacaTAAGCAAATATTAATGTTCAAAAGATAAGTaggtaaaaatatattttattgaaatattttatttcaaaagTAAACAGAATTaaacttaaaatatatataaatgtagtatttttcaaaatattcaATGCATtaacttcaaaaaaaatttttatttttcactactaaaattttttttctaataaatatatttttttttaaaatactcctttttaattataataatttttataatttttttttataattattcaactaaaaatatttcaataaaagaaaaattattctaAAATTGTTTCATTACTACtagtaaaatataaaaaatatattattatttggttataatttatgaaattttattcatttaaagctaaaattaatttttttttcattatattttaattatttattgtcACTctgaataattttataatattcaaTTTATCACAGCATTAACATttctaatattattattaccaaTTTGacaataatttataactacttaaacatatatatatatagttcaattatttaaaattatatttatgtaaatgtatatattttatatttattcacaaattaaaagatatatttaaatatgaaaCAGAAAAATAACGATTCagagaattaaaaattttgaaataacaaaaatataattaagaaagctatcaaaatttttgttAACAGATTATTTCACAAATAATcactattaaaaaatagaaatttatttaattttttttttttttcttcattaaatttatatatttaaatccctttttttcattaatattattttttcataattttatctTCTCATTATTCATAACTTTTCTATTGGTTTCATTCCCATTAATTGAAGGCATATctataaaaacaataaaaaatttttgcaaaaattaaagtatatatatatgtatgcaTAATATTACAGTAATAAAAAGCCagtatgtatatttttaaatatttaatttattattattttttttaatttacgcATAATAATGATTTGGTTATATAGCATAAAAGTAATCTAGTCTTCTCATTTTCACCATTTAAAACTTTacaattttcataaaatgcTGTAAATATAGTTGTTAGTTCGTAAGTGTACTCAGCTAgtctatataaaaattaaataaaatgtattatcagactaaatattaaataaagatgtaaaaaaaatttaattgaattaaaataatttttaacaaacaaatatttaaaagCATAATTATGTTTTATCTAATTTTTAAAGTTATTTATgtcaatataatttttcagtTATAATGTTATTATTACTTATGAACTagcatattttttaaaatatagtaaAATACATCTGGGAActttaaaatatgtaaacCTAAGTTTATTTCATAactattaattaaatttatttcctctaaaaaaaaaaatgtagcAATATTAATtaggaaaataataatattcacTTCATATATCtcaagtatattttttttatatattaataccTTTAGACAATTCttctatattaatatttgattttctaaaaatagAACAAATTCGTGAATAagcatatataatatatattcctGTATTTcctataattaaaaaaaaaatatatttataattttgtctattcatattaataaaaatatattgaatttattaatataccTTTAACATTTAGCATATTTTcataagaaaatttataatcTGAATTTCTATTTTGCTTTATGTCAAAGTATTTTATTGCACTAACACATAAATCTTCACTTAATTTATCTATGTctatatctaaaaaaaaaaaaaatatatatatatatattataatgtgatttaatgaaagaaaaaattctttttgtaaataatttCATATGCTTTATGTTGATGAATTAGtttaaaatacatttatactaattttataaatacatatattcatgattattattatatactaatatatatatcatttaatactttattatatttaatttattattattatgtttgattttttttttttttttttaactttcaaaataatttttttcttcttcactttttgatttaattctttttaataagtcTTTTTTTGCTCTTTCAGTTCCTTCATTAATGAGACTAATTAACTTTATATTAGTACCACTTCtagttttaaattttttattattttcatttagaACTAAACCAAATCCAACATGGACTAATTTAGTATTATCGTTGACCCAGTCAGTTTTTTTAGTTAATTCAAATAATGTTTCGAAATGAGTTAGCTGACCATTATCAGTAACATAAATTATACAGTtacaatttaatttttttagtcTATAATAAATAGCTGCAATATCGGTAGAATCATAGCCATATCCTCCATTCGACTTCTGAAGAAATAAAGGaacattaaaattttcagaCTTATAACATAAAGCATCACCAATGTATgttagtaattttttttcttttaatttttccaaAACATCAGGTATCATGGGCACATAATATGATTCACCAACATGTTCTATTTTAATatctaaaattttatatattttgtcaAACTCTCGCTTACTACTTTCACACAATTTGCTCCATATTAATTTGCAGtcttcattattattctGTAGTTTTATTGCATACTCTTTAGATTCTTTTTCAAATTCTTTATCAGAatcatacattttttttgcttCTTGATATAAACttgttaaattatttaattgagGCATTTCTTCTTTAAAATTAGGGTAATTTaaagttatatattttattatcattccAAATTGAGTCCCCCAATCCCCTATATGGTTAATTCTTTTTGTAttaacatttaaaaattcaaatattttacatatacTATCACCTAATATGGTTGATCTTAAATGACCAACGTGCATCTCTTTTGCTATGTTTGGAGAAGAAAAATCAACTAAAACATTCCCATAACTCTCATTATCatcttttatatcatttatatttaaacctatattaattttattatccttaaataattctaataaGGATTTTTCGATATAATCTTTTGATAATTTTACTGTTATAAATCCTTGAGGAGAAGATTTTATTTCCTCAAAAATTTtctcatttatattttcaattataGTTAAGGATACTTTATGAgcattttcataatttaaactttttccatattttttaaatatatttatagcATTATTGCCtaaaaaaagtaaacatatatatatacataaaataatattcctaattaataattttatataattattatttgcaaaaaaaaaattaagaaaaagagaattagatatagtattatatttttttcgaaattaaaatatatatataattcccataaaaaaaaaaaaaaaaagactaaatatatttacattgATAGTGTCCAAATGTTGCATTAGCATAAGTAACAACTACATCTTCGTTAATTGTTGGAAAACATTTTTGAATTgaattttgaaatatttgtttaatctttttaattagacactccattttatttataaaaaaaaaaaaaaatttaataaattctgAAGCaagaatgaaaataattatttaaataaatttaaagatACTAAGGTGTAGATACATAAA
The sequence above is drawn from the Plasmodium relictum strain SGS1 genome assembly, chromosome: 14 genome and encodes:
- a CDS encoding arginine--tRNA ligase, putative; this translates as MECLIKKIKQIFQNSIQKCFPTINEDVVVTYANATFGHYQCNNAINIFKKYGKSLNYENAHKVSLTIIENINEKIFEEIKSSPQGFITVKLSKDYIEKSLLELFKDNKINIGLNINDIKDDNESYGNVLVDFSSPNIAKEMHVGHLRSTILGDSICKIFEFLNVNTKRINHIGDWGTQFGMIIKYITLNYPNFKEEMPQLNNLTSLYQEAKKMYDSDKEFEKESKEYAIKLQNNNEDCKLIWSKLCESSKREFDKIYKILDIKIEHVGESYYVPMIPDVLEKLKEKKLLTYIGDALCYKSENFNVPLFLQKSNGGYGYDSTDIAAIYYRLKKLNCNCIIYVTDNGQLTHFETLFELTKKTDWVNDNTKLVHVGFGLVLNENNKKFKTRSGTNIKLISLINEGTERAKKDLLKRIKSKSEEEKNYFENIDIDKLSEDLCVSAIKYFDIKQNRNSDYKFSYENMLNVKGNTGIYIIYAYSRICSIFRKSNINIEELSKEEINLINSYEINLGLHILKFPDVFYYILKNMLVHKLAEYTYELTTIFTAFYENCKVLNGENEKTRLLLCYITKSLLCICLQLMGMKPIEKL